CTAAACCAGGAGGTTCTTTGTGTGGATAAACTGACGAGCAATTTCAATCTTTCGAAATTAGAGAACTTGAATAGACCTCTGACTCTTTCCAATTGTGATAAGGAGATCTACGAGTTGCTCTTTGAAAACAAAAATCCAGGTGACAAGACTACAAATAACAATGAGGGTCTATTACAAGATACTGGTGGATATAATACAGTTAAAGAAGAAGATAACGATTTTGGTTTGGGTGAGGCCAAAAACTTTAAGATGGTTATTTGTTCATCTGATTCGCTAGATACAGGTTTCAAGTAcacttttaataataaagttCTTCTATTATCAACTAACTTCAACAGGAAGAACGTGGAAAGGGTTGCCACTTATCTCTctataaataaaagaaaaCTAACCCACATGTCTCTTAAGCTGTgatattaaagttaaaacatcatttgtaaaataattaatatgaTCATTTAAATACCATATTCATATCTCTTGGGGTttttatgttatttaaaattgtctCATAAGTTAAATCCTCCAGTTTTAAAGAGTCCTTGATATGAAAATTAAGTTTTTTAGTTCGAATCtgtgataatattttacaatattttattaccaGAGAAGCCATTGTTGCTCTAGAGTTTAGCCTTCTACCAATATCTCTGACAACGCTTCTGATGTAAGTTCCTCCAGAACAGTGAACAAATAAAGAGAAGTTCGGTAGCTTTGAATACATGTACGTTTAATAAACTCACctcttcatttttaatgCGATAAATGTCTTTTATATGGACGAGAGATGATTTAGAGGGAACTTGGATATTATTGAGGGCATATTCGTACATGGGAATCCCTTTGTGCTTCTTGGCTTCatgaattttattaaataataaagaaaCCTGAATAAGTAGGCGATTCTTGAACCTGGAACCCTTTAAGGCTCCTTATGGCCTTTTCAAGCATTTCGTCTGTTATGTATTCCCAATTCGATGTGTGTATAATTTTCCCCTGTTAGAGCATTATTAACGTTGAACTAACAAGGATGTCATTCGTGTCAGTTTCAAATCCAAAAGTTCCAGTACATATATACTCCTTATCTCCTATAATTTAATAGGTTTGTGgaattaaattttcagtTACCTTTAAGATAGCTTTCAAGGATTTTAGTCCCATCTCCGATTCCAACTGCAAGAACTCCTAAAgaaaaattgtaaattaggTTCAAACCTTCAGTATATCTATCTAGAGTTCCTCCGTGACCCACTGGAATCTTAAAACTAAACAATGACATGGTAAAATCATAACACACCCCTTATTTTTTGGAAAATTctcatttattatattctttattttgttaCATACATATGTAGAAGATACTCCATAAGGCTTGTAAACGTTCAGTAATCCACTGGGTTTGTATGATTTTTCACTAAAAGTCAGAACAAACTTACATAGgttaaatagtatatagaaAAAACatttacttaatatttgcataaattaaagtaatatatttttgtgataaaataaataaaatgcaacattgaatttaaaataataagtGAATGTGttgtattaaaatgtgaagttaaaattattgtataaaaaatCAGAAAAAGCGGCCAAAGCTTCCAGGATTCCCTGGACCAAAATTGGGCTTATTGAAATcaaaatttggaaaatcTGATGAGTTCTTTTTTGAAGTGTGTAGTGGATATGTATCAATATCTGGATTCGGTTCGCTTCCTAATGGTCCAATAACGTCATACTTTACATTTGGAGGCAAattcctaaaaataaataaaaactatgttaaatatgtttGAGGTTTGAAGATACTTTTTGGCATATCTTTCTTCTTGAAAGAATGGATTGTCCTGACCAATAAGCGTTCCATCAGGTTTACACACGGGAGTCTCTTTatctaataattataaataattcataaataattttatagtaaataaattatgtaaatatattctaAACCTTCTTTACGTTGTAAATTCGGTAGAAGATGGAGGTCCTTATTTAATCCTCTATTAGACTGTACATATcatgaaaattaaatattaaatactTCAAAATCGAATTTTACATCTTCAAATGGCTTTTTATGTAGTTTATCTAGTTCACTGTCATCGTCAGATAAGTCATCATCGTTAAGATGGGATCGTGTATCATCTCCAAAATTCATAACTactatattaaaattttttcataaaaaaAGAagttttatttcatttgATATTTAAGTAAAACGAAAATGACTTAAAAATAAGTCACAATATAGATATATGTAGGGGTTGAAcaaataatgtgtaattattaaatataaacagAATTTATTAGGACGAGATAATATAATGCAAAGTTATGTTTCGAATCAAGCGATAGGGTCAGGATGGGAAATGGATCAGTTGTAGAAGAAGAATTTAAAAGAGCAATAATAAGGATATACTATTGATTTGGATTTGAGTCTAGGGGAGCAGGAAGAGGAAAAtgtgtgtataataatgataaagttagtagttaaatatgttattgAGGTCAAATACTCTGgatattgtaaattttaaagttttataAATAAGAATAGAAAATAATGAGTGAACGAAAACTTCTCTATTGGAAGTGAAAAGTGACATATATGTCAGCTCgtaatataattttgatgGGAAAGAATAAACCAATTTTGATATGTGTATAGCATTTGTCGATATTCTGATGGTAAACGTAATCTAAATGCTGTGGGGAATCCGAGTCGAAAATGGTCATTTtgttacaaattatatCTTTCTAAATTGGgtaaaatacatttatttcaaatttaaatcgGTTTTCCGGCAAGAGTTTTCGTTTTAAAAGTACATTTTTGACATTTATCAATCATAAACTGTTAAGTTACCATAGTTGGTATATTctcaaaaatattttaaaataataaaatttatcattaaaatgTCCATCGAGCCTTTTATTGGAACTAAAATTTCACTAATTTCAAAAGTAGGGATCAGATATGAAGGTTGGTAACAATCATCCaatcaataaataaattatgtagGGTCTCTGCATAGCTTAAACACTGATGACTCAACCATAGTTTTAAAAGATGTTCGTTCTATGGGAACAGAAGGAAGGTCAACGGGAAATGAAGTACCACCATCTACGAAGGTGCACGATTTTGTTGTTTTCAGAGGTAAATTaggttaaaattttttaatattatataggCGAAGATGTAACTGATATACTTGTAAATGAAACACAAATATCAAATGATGATACCAAATTTGAAGATCCAGcgatttttaaaacatatAAAGAAGACGAGTTCCTTGTTCAAGGATCAAAACCAAGATTTGAACCTAAAAAAGAAAAACAGCCATTTTTAAGAGAAGTTGGTATCGCAATGCATTCTGAACCTCCATACAAAAATAACGAAGGCTTTCAGTCTTTTGTGAATGACTTGACGGATATGTCAAATGATTTGGAAAAGGACTTGGAAACATTTCAATTTGATACACTAGAAGGACTAGATCCATCATCATTTCCAATTAATAAACCATTAAAACCAGCACACAACttaaatgatgaaaatcATACACAAGATTTATCAGATAACAAGGAAAAACAAAATTCTAAAACAGAGTATAAAGTGTTTTATGATAAGAAATCATTTTACGACAATTTATCACACGAGAAGAAACTTTCaaaggtaaaatatataatatactagtaaataatatgaatttaTAGAGTGATCTTAAACAAGAACACATGAAACAAAGAGAAATAGACATAGCGACATTTGGGAAAATGACCATTAGGAATTGGCATAGTAGGAACAACTCATTCAGGGGAAGAAAACATAATAACACAAACCAGTTCAATGTTAAGGCGGGTTGGGAAAGAAGAGATCAGATGAATAACAGAAATAgtgaaaatttataaacCCTTTTTACAATGGACCTAATGTTTTTGAAAACGAATGTTATATgtaaaacattttttaaaataaaatataaattatacaattataaagattttataattttactgatattttattaaaataacatatttaagGGCCACTATGTTAGTAAAACTTCACATTGGTTGTGGAATCACCACTACGTTGATcacatataaaattttcaaacaattaatgttaaaataaaatgttttacACGATTTGtgttattgtataatatataaaataatgagaaTCGAGAGGTTGAGCAACTGTTGTGGTTCAAGAGGGAATTTAAGCGCAGTAGACTTTCAGCCATGCTCAAAGCATAACACAACACAAAGAATCGCAACATCAGGAGGAACGTATGTACAGATATGGTCATTATCAAAAAGTGAAGAAGAAATATCATCAAATCCACTCAAGTGTGTACTGCTGTACACCTTCAAAGATCACTCTCCTTATGATGTTATGACTGTTAGATGGTCACCAAACGGCCAATACCTAGCAAGCACAGATTCCGGAGGAATAACAAACATTTACAGAAGAAATGATAAGAAAACAGATATAATGGAAATGATTGTCAAATCGAAATTATCAGGTCAACCTTCCGAGATTCCACAGTCGTTTACTGAATCAAAGGAAGTTAAGAAAtatactgtaaaatatgacGGAACAGATAAGTCTGTTAGCACAAACTCCGGAGTTCCAAGGATTTCACTCAGCTCTAAAAATGTCCAAATTGAGTCCAAGGAGGTAAAGCTGGACAACTTTAACTTGTTAAACCAAGATAACTTAGAAGGGAATCTAGAATCCTGGGATACCTTTGCAACCTTCTCGTGCCCACATAACATGGGCCAGCTGTTCGATATTAGCTGGGCGCCAGATAATCGCAGCATCATAGGGGGAGGCATGAACGGACAAGTTATAGTATTTGATATACACACAAAGGAAATAGTAGCTAAGTTTGACGCCCTGGAAAAGTCAGAAGATACCTCATCAGGTAGAGGATATATTAAGAGTGTATCCTGGGACCCAATGACCCTCTTTGTAGCAGTACAAAGTAGTAATAAGCAGATATCAATTTGGAGAAGATCACCACCACTACCACCAGGCTCACCAATGAAGTGGACATTCAAACGAGTGCTGTATCAGGATAATTTCTCAGAAAAAACCAATACGGATGTTTTAGGAGGATCAAGGATGTCATGGGCACCAAATGGTAAGAACGTAGTGTTTCCAAATTCATCTTCAAACAACTATAACTTCTCAACCTGCTTTCAAATCAACCACAACGTCTCAACGTTCTCTCACATATTCAACAAAGTAAACtatgataaaaatacagCCCAATACTACTTTGATACATCAGAACACCAAGTAGACTTTGAACCTATATTACTGAAGGGACATAATACAAGGATCCGGAACGTTAGATTCTCAGAAGATTTGATGAAACCAATTAACGATGTACAAAACAATGTAAGATATTTGTTGTTGGCACAGTCAAGCGATGATAACATGCTGTCAGTCTGGCGGTTCAAGCTCAATGCCAACTCTATAGTGGATGTTGAGTGCTTCtgtgtaataaataatttgttagaCGAGCAGTCCAGTATAGAGGATTTATCATGGGGAGATTTTGGTAGGTCATTAGCTGTTGCTTCAAGTCAAGGAGGCCTGATACTAATACAGTTCACTTATGAAGAAATGGGAGTTAAGTTCCATAGTAATAGAATCGTGGGACTGAATCTTAATGAAATGAAACATCCGTCACCAGAATTTTTCACCTACTCAGACTACGTTAATAAGATTTCAGATGAGACATTGGATTCTCAAAATACAGGGCTAAACCCGAACTcaaataacaatttaaacaataaatctaaaacaTTAAGTGAACTCGCAGAAAATAATCAGTTTGATGTAAATGAATGTATAACTGACTTAATATTTAGCTATAATAAAAATCGGAACCACCTTGATATTAGTGTGCAAAATGACAAAACAAAACTTTTGAATGATTTTTGTGAATTTTGCTACAGCATGTGTAGGTTATTGTTTTACTATTATCGAGCTTATGTGTATGCTCTAAGTTGTAATTACAATGAAAGTTGTACTTTCCCATCAAGAAAAAGACCATTGACACCATCAGACCTCTATAACCTAAAGTACTATCACTGGTTCTACCTGTTTAACTTCACAATTGAGAGTGAGGCAAAGATAAGCCAAACTAAAAGAAGAAGTAAGagtaaaaaacaaaaaactACTCAAATAATTGAAGAAATGATAAATGACGTGTGGCTAGATATGGACTACACATCAGAAAATGCACTTGTTAGTAATTACTGGAATAACGGAGAATTAACAATAGAAATTCCAGTACAAACAGAACAGAACGAGACAAATCTTAGCCCACTGAATTCCAACTCAAAAATTGGAACACCAGTGTCCAAAAATGATAGACAAACAAAGAATCCGTCTAAGTACTCAAGGCCGGAAAAATCCAAGTTTAATAAGTCAGATAGCTCAAACTCCCCTAATCTTGATTTGTTCAGAAAGTTTTGTGACCAGAACGGTATTCTTACAGTTCCTTTAGTCAAGTCGAAAGTGTCATTTTCAATCAACTCAAAGAAGATTTTGGGaatcaattttttaaacgTATCTTCTAGAACAATGAGCTCGGTCACCTGTGCCAATGAATCTGAACTTAAAATTCTATGGGTGCAATATTTAAAGAGTGGATACATAACACACATGGATTATTTCGGAGATTTGTTAGTAGTTTTAACTCAGAAAATCGAAGGTGAATGTAAGGTTCACATGACAATATTGGATACAAACGAAGGAAGAAATCACTTGAATGAACATGAGTTAGGAAATGAACCTGtatgtttattttatttagtaaCATGGACAGAAACCTATTTTATATTCCTAACAACTACACTGCAACTTACACTACTTAAATACGGTTTCCCAGACACTCTAACAGTATTTTCAAACTTTAGCTTAAGCAATATCCAACCTGAAGAGATACTAAAGATAGGGGTTTTGAATGcaactaaaaattatgaaacCATATTAGGACAAAAGCTCAAACATAACGAAGAATGTTTGTTTagtacaaattttaaatgtaatTGTGAAAATATAGTGTCTATAGTTTAcagaaaaaataaaaaagtaaGTGTCTTTGTAAAAGGGTATAATGAGcttgaatttaattttgattCTTTGGCGCTAAATAATGATACGATTGAAGCCGAACTTCCAACATTCACACTCGATTCACTATTTAGAATGTATAAGGAGGATTTTAACAATGAACTTTTTGGCCACATACAATTTGACGGCTCATTGTCAAGCATCATAGAGGCATTCACCAGTGATTATAACCTTAATAAAGGAAAAGGAAACAATTTTCCTGATTTTCAAGATTTGAAGCTAAGACTGCAGGCTTGCTTGTCAATAGGCAGTGTCTGGGAGTATCTGCTGTACCTCTATGACTACTTTAAGGTGCTATTCGAGTCAAAGGAGTTGGTATTAGTGCTGGAACTAACAAGTGAATTGTATAAGTTATTATTAGGATATTTGAAAGGAACCAGTGAGTCCGAAAAGGTTGAAGACTTGGAAATATACGATTTCACAAACTATTTCAACATAGCTCCATACGGCTTACACCTTGTTAGACGAGTTGTAATTCCGCAGCTGAACTTTATTTACAAGTTTTTGAACCTAGATTCGGATTCAAATTTACAGAATTTTGATGATCTTTTGGAAATTAACGGCAAGtgtaattgtttaaatgtTAAGTTTTTTAATGACTACTCACCAAGACTAGATTACGGTCCCGAAGATGCCGCATCATTGTCAGaggtattaattatttaattttttattacctagataattataaatgtgttgaatTAACTGAAATTTAGAAATTGGTCAGGTTTTTCAACGACGTTAGAATGTGGGAGAATTCACTTGagttttaataattaaatttgtacaAATTCAACATACCCACAACTGATGATATTGGTAGTTATACtctgtataataattgttaaatatatatagcaagcataataattgttatatatatatagtattaatagttGTGTAAGAAATAGTTTGAATGGaatattagtattagtgtTCGTGCGGTCTAATCCTTTTATGGGATCGAGAGCCTTCAGAAGGAGTGAATTTCTTAAGGAGGTT
Above is a window of Theileria parva strain Muguga chromosome 2, complete sequence, whole genome shotgun sequence DNA encoding:
- the Trub1 gene encoding tRNA pseudouridine(55) synthase; the protein is MQILSKCFFYILFNLCKFVLTFSEKSYKPSGLLNVYKPYGVSSTYVCNKIKNIINENFPKNKGFKIPVGHGGTLDRYTEGVLAVGIGDGTKILESYLKGDKEYICTGTFGFETDTNDILGKIIHTSNWEYITDEMLEKAIRSLKGFQVQESPTYSAKKHKGIPMYEYALNNIQVPSKSSLVHIKDIYRIKNEELPNFSLFVHCSGGTYIRSVVRDIGRRLNSRATMASLIRTKKLNFHIKDSLKLEDLTYETILNNIKTPRDMNMVFK
- the Lsm14b gene encoding Scd6-like Sm domain protein, whose amino-acid sequence is MSIEPFIGTKISLISKVGIRYEGSLHSLNTDDSTIVLKDVRSMGTEGRSTGNEVPPSTKVHDFVVFRGEDVTDILVNETQISNDDTKFEDPAIFKTYKEDEFLVQGSKPRFEPKKEKQPFLREVGIAMHSEPPYKNNEGFQSFVNDLTDMSNDLEKDLETFQFDTLEGLDPSSFPINKPLKPAHNLNDENHTQDLSDNKEKQNSKTEYKVFYDKKSFYDNLSHEKKLSKSDLKQEHMKQREIDIATFGKMTIRNWHSRNNSFRGRKHNNTNQFNVKAGWERRDQMNNRNSENL